The DNA region TTGCTGCAGCTGCGCCATGTTCAGCCACAGTGCCTGCAGGGCGGAATCGAACTTCTCCCCTGCGGTGAACTTGAGCAGGGACTGCTGCTGGTAGTTGGACCAGTTGATGAACTGGGCGTCCAGCTCGAAGCCCAGGTCGGCCTTGAGCTTGCCGTTGACCTTGGCCAGAACCGCGTTCCAGGTGGCCGGGGCGGTGCTGGGAAGGACCGCCACTGATGTGCCCGAGACGGCTCCCCCCGTGGAGGTGCCGCCGGAGGTTCCGCAGCCGGCCAGGGCCGCCGCGACGCCGAGCCCGCCGGCCAGGCCAAGGAAGCCGCGGCGGGAAACTGCTGTGTTGGGGATCATGTGTTGCACTCCTTTGTACGCCGGCGCCGAGGGGCCAGGGTTCTGCTTTTGGGGTTAGGGATGGAACGCGAGAGATGGAACGGAAACGTCTGGTGCAGACTGCTCAGCCTTTGGTGGCGCCAAGCGTAAGGCCCTTGACGAAGTAGCGCTGGGCGAACGGGTAGGCGAGCAGGATGGGGCCTATCGTGACCACCGTCAGGGCCAGCCGGAGCTGGTAGATCGGTGCGGTTGAACCTGAGCCGGGAAGCATGGTGGCGTTGGTGACGTTGGCTATGAGGTTCTGCAGCATCAGCTGCAGGGGATACTTGTCCGGATCGGAGATGAAAAGCATTGCCGTGAACCACTCGTTCCAGTAGGACACGGCGTAGAACAGGCCGATGACAGCGAGGATCGGTTTGGACAACGGCAGGACAATCTCGAAGAACACCCGAAGCTCACCCGCTCCGTCCACCTTGGCGGAATCGAGGATTTCTTCCGGAAGCTGACGGAAGAAGCTGACGGCCACAAACACCAGGAACGGCGCCATCATGTGCGGAAGGATGACGGCGAACCAGCTGTTCTGCAGCTGGAGCACCTGCGTGACCAGCAGGTACATGGGCACGAGTCCGCCGGAGAAGAGCATGGGAAGGTACGCGAAGATCGTCAGCGGCCGGCTGATCCGCGGCATGCGGCGCGCGATCACCCAGGACAGCGACGCCGTCGCACAGAGCGACAGTGCGGTGCCGATGAAAGTGATGAACAGTGTGGCTGCATAGCCTTTGAACACCGCCGTACCGCTGAAGATGGCAGCGTACGCATCCAAGGAGAACGGTTCGGGAAAGAAACTGTAGCCGCTGCGGGCCAGCGTGGACTCGGCAGTCAGGGATCCCGCAACGATCATCCACAACGGAATCAGGGCAAAGAAACCAAAAAGGGTGACACCGACATAACTGACGGCAGTGAACGGTTCGATCCGTGTTACCTTTCTTCGGCCACTGAGTCGGGCATCCGGCGTCGGGCCTTTTATCCTGGACAAGCCGCGGCGGTGCTGCCGTGGGGACTTCAGCCCGATCGACATCGGCTGGTTGCCTTGGACCATCGATGGAGTTGTGGAGGTGCTCACAGGATGCTGCTTTCTTTGGAATAGCGGCGCTGGATGAGCACGGCCGCTGTGACGAGGATGAACCCGACGACTGACTGGAACAGGCCAATCGCTGCGGTGGTGCCGAAGTCTCCGATGGTCCTCAATGAACGGAAGACGTACGTGTCAATGACGTCCGTGGTGGAGAACAGCGTGCCGTTGTCGCCGATGATGGCGAAGATGGTGCCGAAGTCGCCGTAAAAGATTCTTCCGACGCCGAGCACAATGAGGATGGCGGCCGTTGGCTTCAGGAGCGGCAGCGTAATGGACAGCGCCATCCTTGCCCGGCTGGCGCCGTCGAGCATTGCCGCTTCGTAGACGTCCTCGGGAATGGCGGTGATGGCCGCGAGGAAGATCACGGACATGTACCCGCCCAGCTGCCAGACCTTGACGATGGTGAGGATCCATGGCCAGGGCCCTGCCTCCGTGTACCAACTGACCTCGGGGAGGCTGAAGATCCCCAGGGCGTCGTTGACGGCTCCCCCGTGCCCGCCTGCACCGGCGAGAATGACCTGCAGGATGATGCTGATGACGATCGGGGACACGAAGTACGGAAAGAAGATCGCGGACTGCATGAACTTCTTGAAGACCCGGGCCCGCAGTTCGTTGAGCATGATAGCCAGCATCAGTCCGGCTCCCAGCGTCGCCGCAAGGAAAAGGACGTTCAGCACCAGGGTGTTCAGGACAATGGCCGGAGCGTCGCCGCTTTCGATGAAGTACTTGAAATTGTCCAGACCGCTCCACGGACTGCCGAAAATGCCCTCACTGACACTGAAATTCTTGAAAGCCACTACCAGCCCCGCCATGGGGGCGTAGGCGAAGACGAGGAACCACACGATTCCGGGAGCGGCCAGGAGCAGCAGCACTCCGGACCCGCGGCTCCTTCGAGGGCGGGCACGCTTGATGTGCGGTTTGCGGGAGGACTCGTCACTGAGTGAAGGTTTCCCTTGTTGAGCTGTCATGCTTTCGGGCATGGCACTCTCCCTTGAGTGTAGAAGTTGAACGTTTCGGCCTCCCGGAGTACCAGGGGTGCCGCCCACAGGAGCTTGGATCTGTCTTGGGGAGACCTACCTCGGATAACGGGTAAGAAAACGTTATCCTGACGCGGTGAACCCCCAGGGCGCACTGTTCACGGGGGCTCGGGTCTCGGGTGTTGCGACGGGCGCCGGATCTCATGTCAGTTGCAAGCCGTCATGAGATCCTCATCACTGATATCGATATCAGAATAAGTGCAGATTTCGGATTGCGCAATCCCTTGCGTCGGATTGAGACAGGCGATGGTGGATCTGCGACAGATCCCCTGGCTACGCCGTCCCGGCTTGAGGCCAGTGCATGGACATGATGCCGTGGGGCGGCCAGGGAGAGGGGCGGCTGCGCGCCGCGAAGGGACCCCGGTCAGGGTGTCTGTGACGGAACGTGCCGACGGCGGATGTTCGCTTGCGCCGTCGACTCGCGCTCCAGAAGGCGGGGCACTGCGGTGGAGTCGGAAACGTCTTCGGGGGCAGACAGGCTCTGCTGCAGCAGTCCGAAGGCCCTATGGCCCAAACCCTTGAAATCCGGGGCGACGGTAGTCAGCGCAGGCCACGTAAATTGGCTGAACGGCTGGTTGTCCCAGCCAACGATGGACACGTCCTGCGGGACACGGACACCCTTCTCCAATAGTGCGCGCAGGGCGGCGATAGCAAGGCCGTCGTTGGAGCAGAAAACGGCTGTGATGTCGGGGTCGGCGGCGATCCGAAGTCCCTGGTCGTAGCCAGAGAGTGCCTCGCGGGAGGCCTCGAGCACCGGAGGAGGGGCAATCCCGGCATCGGTGAGGGCGTCCTTCCAGCCTTGGTATCGGCCCGAAAACTGGCTGAGGGGGAAGAGCCCGAGATGGTAGACCGTGTGGTGTCCGAGTTTGAGCAAATGCTCTGTTGCTTCCCGCCCTCCGGCGTATTCATCGATGAAGGCGTAAGGAAAGCCGGCCTGTCCTGTCGGGAATCCGGACGCCGCAACAGTCGGAACAGTTCCCGGCAGCTGCCTGAGCACCTCCGCAGCCGAGGGATCGAAATCCAACACGATGACTCCGGCGAGCTGCTGCTGGAGGGCGAGTTCAAGAGCAGCCTGAACGTCCGACGGGTCTGCCGATTTCACGGCGGAAATGACTATCGAGTAGCCGGCGGCCTTGGCAGCCTCTTCAATTCCGGCAATCGTGTATGCGTATCCATACGTTTCAGTGCTTCCCGCGAAGATGGCGATCATGGTCCGCTGACCACTCTTGAGAGCCCGTGCCAGCGGGCTCGGATGGTACTGCAGCTCCTCGATTGCCGCCAGGACCCGCTTCCGCCGCTCCTCGCTGACGGGGATGTTGCCCGTCAGCACACGAGAGACCGTGGGCACGGAAACGCCTGCCAGCTTCGCTACGTCAGCAATGACGGGCGGACGGTCGTCCTTGATAATCCTCATGGTTAGTCCCCCGTAGTTCAGCGTCGGCCTCTGAGTGAAAGGTTATCCCGGAAGGGTCAGGGACAGTGGCGGAGCGGGCCGGCTGTGTGGCAAGCCTTCCATGCCGTGTGGCCCCTAAATGATATCGATATCAAGAAGGGGCCACAAGATCAGCGATCTCCTCTTGGGCCGATTTGAAGCTGGAAGGAGCCTCCAAAAGCGCAAGAAGCGCAGACCTGGAGGGGATGTGCTTCTTTGCGGATATGGCGGTCCTACGTCCGCCCCGCCCTGGGAGGTTGGGCGACCAGACCCAGAGCTATTCATCCGAAGCCTCGGCTGCCCGCCCGCCCTGGCCCGGCAGCAGGTACTGCACAAACCAGTCCGTGGCCAGAATGGCCGCCTCTTCGAGTGTCCCGGGTTCTTCAAAGAGGTGGGTGGCTCCCTGGACAAGGTCCAGCCGGTTGGGGCAGCGCATCAGGGTTTGCGCCTGGCGGTTGAGTTCGATGACCCCGTGATCTGCGCTGCCGACAATCAACAGCGTGGGTGCGCGGACAAGGGCAAGCCTGGCGCCGGCCAGGTCCGGTCGGCCTCCTCTTGAGACGACGGCGCGGATCTGCGCTCCTTGTTCGGCCGCCGCCCACAACGCGGCACCGGCTCCGGTACTCGCGCCGAAGTAGCCCACGCTGCTTGATGTAGTTTCTTGCCGGCTGCCAAGCCAGTCCGTTGCCGCGGTCAGCCTGCGGGCAAGGAGCTCGATGTTGAATACGTTGGCGCGGTTGAGTTCTTCCCCGGGGCTGAGCAGGTCTAGCAGCAAGGTGCCCAGCCCTGCCCGCTGGAGCCTCGAGGCGACGAATTGGTTCCGCGGACTGTGGCGGCCGCTGCCGCTTCCGTGGGCAAACACCACCACGCCGGCAGCCGGTTCGGGAAGGTGCAGGTGTCCTTGGAGCAACGCCTCCTCCGAGGGGATCTGTACATCTTCATCGAGCCCGTTGCTCCTGGCGGTGGAGGGCGCTCGATGCAGACGTTCGGCAGCGGCGTGGAGCAGCCGCACCACCTCGTCGTCGGCGGTCGGTGAGAAGTCACGGTAGTAGTGTCCGACAGCGGTGAGGTGCCGGGGCGTGGCAAGGCACACTACGTCGTCCGGCTCCGTCATTGTGGCGAGAACCTCGGCAGAGGCAACAGGAACAGCCAGAATCACTCTCGCGGCCCCCCGTTTGCGTGCGATGCTGCATGCCACGCGGGCAGTTGACCCGGTGGCGATCCCGTCATCGACGATGACCGCGATGCGGCCGTTGAGATCAAAGCGGGTCCGGCCGGCCCGGAATCGTGCCACCCGATCATCCAGCAGACGGCGCTCCCGTTGTTCAACAGCCCGCAGGTCTTCCTGCTTGACGCTTATGACGGAGAGGACGCGCTGGTCGAGGGCATATGCGCCGTCCTCCCCGATGGCTCCCATCGCGAGTTCGGGCTGAAACGGTACCCCCAACTTGCGCACCACGATCACATCCAGCGGCGCGTCCAGGGCCGCTGCAACCTCGAACGCTAAGGGCACCCCGCCGCGCGGCAGCCCCAGGACTACCGCGTCGCGGCCGCGGAGATGCGCAAGCCGCAGCCCCAACTGCCGCCCGGCATCAACCCTGTCCTCAAATATGCCCATCGCCGCGACGTTCCCATCAGGTCAGCGGCCGCATGCCCCGTCCCGACAAGAGATCAGCAAGCCAGGGAGCAGAGGCGCAGCGGCCTCCTGCTCCAACTATCCCTCACGAATCCGGACCAAGCGAGGCCTTTTCCGGTCAGAAGCAGCCAAAGCGCTCCCTGGGCGGTCCGACGGCGGCCGCCTCCGTCATCGAACTGGCAACGGACAGAAAGGCGGTCCATCCTGATAGCAAAAGCCGTGCAACGTTGGAGGGTGGAACATGCAGATCGCGCTCCTGGGGGACGTCATGCTGGGCCGGCTGGTTAACGACCGGCTGAGGATGGCCGACCCAGCCTATCCCTGGGGCGATACCCTCCCACTCCTCCGGCAGGCTGACATCAGGTTCTCTAACCTCGAGTGCGTCCTCGCCGACGATGGAACACCAATGCCCGGCAAGATGTACCACTTCCGTTCCGACGTCAAGAACGTCGAGAGCCTGAGATCCGCGGGGATCGATGTGGTATCGCTGGCCAACAACCATGTGCTGGACTTCGGAGTTGATGCGCTGCGGGAGATGTTGTCGGCACTCGACCAGCACGGGATCCTGCGGACCGGGGCAGGGATGGAACTGGAAGCTGCCCGGCGGCCAGTAGTCCGACGGGTGGGCCAGGCGGTGGCCCGCTTCATTGCTTTTGCTGACAATCACCCCGGCTGGGAGGCAACCGTCCGCGCTCCGGGAATCCACTACGTGCCTGTGGACGCCCGCGACCGCCGGGTGACGGATTTATTGGAACTGGTCCGGCGGACGAAGCGCCGGGTCCAGCTCCTGATCGTCTCGGCCCATTGGGGCGCCAATTGGGGATCCGATGTCCCGTCCGCGCATCAGAGTTTGGCCCGCGCGCTGATGGATGCGGGGGCCGACGTTGTGTTCGGGCATTCGGCCCACATTTTCCGCGGCATCGAGATCTACAGGAACCGGCCCATTATCTACAGCGCCGGCGACTTCATCGATGATTACGCCGTGGACCCTGATGAACGCAACGACCAGTCATTCGTCTTCCTCTTGGAAACGACCGGAGGCGTGCCCCGCACGTTACGCCTGCATCCGACGAACATCATCCGCTTACAAACCCGGCTCGCCCGTCGCAACGCCAGGGAAATTTCCGGGCGGATGCAACAGCTGAGCAGCCAACTCGGCACGCGGAGCAGCTGGATCGAGGGCGAAAATGTCTTGGAAATACGGTTCGGCACAGATCAGCCGGGGAACAGGTCCTTCGCCGTCAATCCCGGCTAGGAAGTCACCAGCTGAAGATCTGCAGTCTTGAGATCTGCGGTCATGCCTGCAGGACTGCCTCAGCAGGAAGCAGACCCACCCGCGGGTCGGCGTGACGATGCACCAACTTCCAGCCATCGTCCTCGAGTGCGTAGACACATGTGACCCGAACGGCCAGATCGCTGATTTCGGAGCTGCCGCCGACCTTGGCCCTGCCCCGCTCGATGAGAACGCAATAGGCGATGTCC from Arthrobacter pascens includes:
- a CDS encoding carbohydrate ABC transporter permease, with the protein product MSTSTTPSMVQGNQPMSIGLKSPRQHRRGLSRIKGPTPDARLSGRRKVTRIEPFTAVSYVGVTLFGFFALIPLWMIVAGSLTAESTLARSGYSFFPEPFSLDAYAAIFSGTAVFKGYAATLFITFIGTALSLCATASLSWVIARRMPRISRPLTIFAYLPMLFSGGLVPMYLLVTQVLQLQNSWFAVILPHMMAPFLVFVAVSFFRQLPEEILDSAKVDGAGELRVFFEIVLPLSKPILAVIGLFYAVSYWNEWFTAMLFISDPDKYPLQLMLQNLIANVTNATMLPGSGSTAPIYQLRLALTVVTIGPILLAYPFAQRYFVKGLTLGATKG
- a CDS encoding ABC transporter permease, producing MPESMTAQQGKPSLSDESSRKPHIKRARPRRSRGSGVLLLLAAPGIVWFLVFAYAPMAGLVVAFKNFSVSEGIFGSPWSGLDNFKYFIESGDAPAIVLNTLVLNVLFLAATLGAGLMLAIMLNELRARVFKKFMQSAIFFPYFVSPIVISIILQVILAGAGGHGGAVNDALGIFSLPEVSWYTEAGPWPWILTIVKVWQLGGYMSVIFLAAITAIPEDVYEAAMLDGASRARMALSITLPLLKPTAAILIVLGVGRIFYGDFGTIFAIIGDNGTLFSTTDVIDTYVFRSLRTIGDFGTTAAIGLFQSVVGFILVTAAVLIQRRYSKESSIL
- a CDS encoding LacI family DNA-binding transcriptional regulator translates to MRIIKDDRPPVIADVAKLAGVSVPTVSRVLTGNIPVSEERRKRVLAAIEELQYHPSPLARALKSGQRTMIAIFAGSTETYGYAYTIAGIEEAAKAAGYSIVISAVKSADPSDVQAALELALQQQLAGVIVLDFDPSAAEVLRQLPGTVPTVAASGFPTGQAGFPYAFIDEYAGGREATEHLLKLGHHTVYHLGLFPLSQFSGRYQGWKDALTDAGIAPPPVLEASREALSGYDQGLRIAADPDITAVFCSNDGLAIAALRALLEKGVRVPQDVSIVGWDNQPFSQFTWPALTTVAPDFKGLGHRAFGLLQQSLSAPEDVSDSTAVPRLLERESTAQANIRRRHVPSQTP
- a CDS encoding phosphoribosyltransferase family protein; this encodes MGIFEDRVDAGRQLGLRLAHLRGRDAVVLGLPRGGVPLAFEVAAALDAPLDVIVVRKLGVPFQPELAMGAIGEDGAYALDQRVLSVISVKQEDLRAVEQRERRLLDDRVARFRAGRTRFDLNGRIAVIVDDGIATGSTARVACSIARKRGAARVILAVPVASAEVLATMTEPDDVVCLATPRHLTAVGHYYRDFSPTADDEVVRLLHAAAERLHRAPSTARSNGLDEDVQIPSEEALLQGHLHLPEPAAGVVVFAHGSGSGRHSPRNQFVASRLQRAGLGTLLLDLLSPGEELNRANVFNIELLARRLTAATDWLGSRQETTSSSVGYFGASTGAGAALWAAAEQGAQIRAVVSRGGRPDLAGARLALVRAPTLLIVGSADHGVIELNRQAQTLMRCPNRLDLVQGATHLFEEPGTLEEAAILATDWFVQYLLPGQGGRAAEASDE
- a CDS encoding CapA family protein, with amino-acid sequence MQIALLGDVMLGRLVNDRLRMADPAYPWGDTLPLLRQADIRFSNLECVLADDGTPMPGKMYHFRSDVKNVESLRSAGIDVVSLANNHVLDFGVDALREMLSALDQHGILRTGAGMELEAARRPVVRRVGQAVARFIAFADNHPGWEATVRAPGIHYVPVDARDRRVTDLLELVRRTKRRVQLLIVSAHWGANWGSDVPSAHQSLARALMDAGADVVFGHSAHIFRGIEIYRNRPIIYSAGDFIDDYAVDPDERNDQSFVFLLETTGGVPRTLRLHPTNIIRLQTRLARRNAREISGRMQQLSSQLGTRSSWIEGENVLEIRFGTDQPGNRSFAVNPG